One window from the genome of Bdellovibrio sp. NC01 encodes:
- a CDS encoding pirin family protein — protein MLVVRKSNDRGLAEHGWLKSRHTFSFAEYYDPQFMGFGPLRVINEDRIAPSTGFDTHPHSNMEIISYVISGGLRHRDSMGNVAVIKPGEVQRMSAGTGVAHSEYNDEDSKETHFFQIWITPNERGVKPGYGQKNFEKELNSQKIVHVISPDGKDGTIGIHQNADMYISRLKKSEDLSFKLAEGRKLWIQLVKGSVQINGESLQTGDAIAATDIGTAEIKASDDSEMILFDLP, from the coding sequence ATGTTAGTAGTAAGAAAATCAAATGATAGAGGATTGGCAGAGCATGGCTGGTTGAAATCACGTCATACTTTTTCTTTCGCTGAATATTACGATCCACAATTCATGGGCTTTGGACCACTGCGTGTGATCAATGAAGACCGTATTGCACCAAGCACGGGTTTCGATACGCATCCTCACAGCAATATGGAAATCATCTCCTACGTTATTTCAGGAGGTCTTCGTCACAGAGACTCGATGGGTAACGTGGCAGTGATTAAACCAGGCGAAGTTCAACGTATGAGCGCGGGAACGGGTGTGGCTCACTCGGAATATAATGACGAAGACAGTAAAGAGACTCACTTCTTTCAAATTTGGATTACTCCGAATGAACGCGGTGTGAAACCTGGCTATGGTCAGAAAAATTTCGAGAAAGAATTGAACTCGCAAAAAATAGTTCATGTCATTTCTCCCGATGGAAAAGACGGTACGATCGGTATTCATCAGAATGCTGATATGTATATCTCTCGATTGAAAAAGTCAGAAGACTTGAGCTTCAAACTTGCTGAAGGACGTAAACTTTGGATTCAGCTTGTGAAAGGTTCTGTGCAAATCAATGGTGAAAGCCTGCAAACAGGGGATGCGATCGCAGCCACTGACATTGGTACGGCTGAAATTAAAGCCAGTGATGATTCTGAAATGATTCTATTCGACCTTCCTTAA
- a CDS encoding LysR family transcriptional regulator: MTIDQLETLEMIVEKGSFKAAAEHLYKTQPSLSVAIKKLEEEFDLQLFNREEYRPKLTAEGLVFYNWAKQTLSSFRELRTVGQELGTKKVEPYLTIVLDPLARFEAIEGVFQETILSQHPTEVTFRSEIMNGGVDSLISGEADFAIAPFSATSDEIESVPFDRIQMVPVIAKSLAKNLPTLTAKALKKVPQVVVLQNGDKSALLKKDSRGVLSDSKKCFVTDHSLKHKMIINGFGWGRLPLNEVDKDIKKDLLVIIDDEQIKAFTLDLHVMRLRTKPLGPVAKAVWNQLLKNATVKKAKRSK; this comes from the coding sequence ATGACAATAGACCAATTAGAGACACTTGAGATGATCGTAGAAAAAGGCAGCTTTAAAGCCGCTGCCGAGCACCTGTATAAAACCCAACCCAGCCTCAGTGTCGCGATCAAGAAGCTTGAAGAAGAATTTGATCTCCAACTTTTCAATCGCGAAGAGTACCGCCCGAAACTGACTGCCGAAGGTTTGGTCTTTTATAACTGGGCCAAACAAACTTTGAGTTCATTCCGTGAATTGCGCACGGTCGGTCAGGAATTGGGCACTAAAAAAGTGGAGCCTTATTTAACAATCGTCCTTGATCCATTGGCGCGCTTTGAAGCTATTGAAGGGGTCTTCCAAGAAACAATTTTAAGTCAGCACCCGACCGAAGTGACATTTCGCTCAGAAATCATGAATGGTGGCGTTGATTCCCTCATTTCTGGCGAAGCAGACTTTGCTATTGCGCCTTTTTCAGCAACGAGTGATGAAATTGAAAGCGTGCCTTTCGATAGAATTCAAATGGTGCCGGTGATCGCTAAGTCGTTAGCGAAAAACTTGCCGACACTTACTGCCAAGGCCTTAAAGAAAGTCCCTCAGGTCGTCGTTTTACAGAATGGCGATAAGAGCGCTTTGTTGAAAAAAGATTCCAGAGGCGTCCTGAGCGATTCAAAAAAATGTTTTGTGACGGATCACTCATTAAAACACAAAATGATCATCAATGGTTTCGGCTGGGGCCGCTTGCCTTTGAATGAAGTCGATAAAGATATCAAAAAAGATCTGCTTGTGATCATCGATGATGAACAAATTAAAGCCTTCACCTTGGATCTGCATGTGATGCGTTTGCGCACGAAACCGTTGGGACCCGTCGCTAAAGCCGTCTGGAATCAGCTTTTAAAAAATGCCACTGTGAAAAAAGCAAAGCGTTCTAAATAG
- a CDS encoding DUF6691 family protein — protein sequence MKTRVQQALVALFVGFVFSLGLGIAGMTKPQNVIGFLNPLFWNPSLIFVMVGAIAVHAISYPLIRKKKSPLFDVKFHVPERKDITSRLVIGAIIFGIGWGLGGFCPGPALTSIASGDLRVFVFVAAMIVGMTLFISLEKYLPFKK from the coding sequence ATGAAAACTCGTGTGCAACAAGCGTTGGTCGCATTGTTTGTGGGATTTGTCTTTTCGCTCGGTCTTGGTATTGCGGGAATGACAAAACCACAAAATGTTATTGGCTTCCTGAATCCTTTATTTTGGAATCCGTCATTGATCTTTGTGATGGTCGGAGCGATTGCCGTGCACGCGATTTCGTATCCATTAATTCGTAAGAAAAAATCGCCGCTCTTTGATGTGAAGTTTCATGTGCCTGAAAGAAAAGACATCACATCAAGACTAGTCATCGGTGCCATCATTTTCGGAATTGGCTGGGGCCTTGGAGGGTTCTGTCCAGGCCCAGCGCTGACAAGTATCGCTTCCGGAGATCTGCGTGTATTTGTCTTCGTGGCAGCGATGATTGTCGGAATGACGTTGTTTATTTCTTTGGAAAAATATTTGCCGTTTAAGAAGTAA
- a CDS encoding YeeE/YedE family protein, translated as MTQNEVLFPLLGGVLIGLAVTFMLLFNGRVTGISGIIAGSLNASVEDLWWRLTFITGLIVGGLVLRYTIPDVFTNTSGRDIGTIALAGLLVGFGTVMGGGCTSGHGVCGISRFSPRSIVATVVFILFGVVSVMLYQFIMGAVG; from the coding sequence ATGACACAAAACGAAGTCTTGTTTCCTTTACTTGGTGGAGTCCTGATCGGTTTAGCTGTGACCTTCATGCTTCTGTTCAACGGTCGAGTGACTGGTATTAGCGGCATTATCGCGGGTTCATTGAATGCCTCGGTCGAAGATCTGTGGTGGAGACTGACATTTATCACAGGACTTATCGTTGGCGGATTGGTTTTGCGTTACACCATTCCTGATGTGTTCACCAATACTTCAGGGCGCGACATCGGGACGATCGCACTGGCGGGATTGCTTGTGGGCTTCGGAACCGTGATGGGTGGTGGTTGTACCAGTGGTCACGGTGTTTGCGGGATCAGTCGTTTTTCTCCGCGTTCAATTGTCGCAACGGTGGTCTTTATTTTATTCGGTGTTGTTTCAGTGATGCTGTATCAATTTATAATGGGAGCTGTCGGATGA
- a CDS encoding GyrI-like domain-containing protein — translation MSLTMKPEVINRSEKDFIYIEKQGDFKETAPASWREFFPLTNGHIEKSKIQGCVALSNIQKDNKGDELMIYQAGYEVVEKPMIIPKGTTYRKIPGGKFARFVLKGPYTEINHAFHTVMEVLEKEHFELRPDFCIENYLNDPTETPEDQLLTEILVPIQ, via the coding sequence ATGAGCTTGACGATGAAACCTGAAGTGATCAACCGTTCGGAAAAGGATTTTATCTACATCGAAAAGCAAGGAGACTTCAAAGAGACAGCTCCCGCTTCGTGGCGAGAATTTTTTCCGCTAACAAATGGCCACATTGAGAAAAGCAAAATTCAAGGCTGCGTTGCTCTTAGTAACATTCAAAAAGACAACAAGGGCGATGAGTTGATGATTTATCAAGCGGGCTATGAAGTCGTGGAAAAGCCGATGATTATTCCCAAAGGCACGACTTATCGAAAAATTCCCGGCGGGAAATTTGCGCGCTTTGTTTTGAAAGGCCCTTACACAGAAATCAACCATGCATTTCACACCGTCATGGAAGTTCTTGAAAAAGAGCACTTTGAACTAAGACCAGATTTCTGTATTGAAAATTATCTGAATGATCCGACCGAGACCCCAGAAGATCAGCTACTCACTGAAATTCTGGTGCCGATTCAATAA
- a CDS encoding sigma-54 dependent transcriptional regulator, with translation MRILIVDDETLVRKTMQAQISAPHTVTLADSYEEAIEVLDRQMIDLVFTDLSLDDGPERLGIKLIKEIAKEYPTTVVIAMTGHDENHLVEECLKSGASDYLLKPFDEKTLAQVLRKAPVVHRLLRKNQSLKVAAGSKLVQHRHLYTKSPAFQAVLETAKKIRGTNHSILIRGESGSGKEIMAQYLWSLENDSSRPFIAVNCAAIPAQLAESELFGHKKGSFTGATDARQGKFESADGGDLFLDELATLSTDIQTKLLRALSSGDIYPVGSDVGKKVNCRVIAATNENLEEMIREKKFREDLFFRIKNFTITLPPLRERKEDILDLANEFIRANNYRDKSLSKSAEALLLSYSWPGNIRELKSAIDVACVLSDGSEIEASDITPHLVQSAPVYDQVLANNSITEIDERALEGNFKHLVAEFELKLIDFAMQKKGSESSAAKYLGIPRSTLGDLRRKLQGLKK, from the coding sequence ATGCGTATTCTTATCGTTGATGACGAAACACTAGTTAGAAAAACTATGCAGGCGCAAATTTCAGCGCCGCACACTGTGACTTTGGCTGATTCATATGAAGAGGCTATTGAAGTTTTGGATCGTCAAATGATCGACCTGGTGTTCACAGATCTTTCTTTAGACGATGGCCCTGAACGTCTTGGTATTAAACTTATCAAAGAAATCGCCAAAGAGTATCCAACGACAGTTGTTATCGCAATGACCGGCCATGATGAAAACCACTTGGTGGAAGAGTGTTTGAAATCAGGCGCTTCGGATTATTTGCTTAAACCTTTCGATGAAAAAACGCTGGCACAAGTGTTAAGAAAAGCGCCGGTGGTGCATCGTTTGCTTCGCAAGAACCAATCATTGAAGGTTGCAGCCGGTTCAAAACTTGTTCAGCACAGACATCTGTACACAAAATCTCCAGCCTTCCAAGCCGTTCTTGAAACCGCTAAAAAAATCAGAGGCACCAATCACTCGATTCTTATTCGCGGCGAAAGCGGTTCGGGTAAAGAGATTATGGCGCAATATCTGTGGAGCTTGGAAAACGACAGCTCTCGTCCGTTCATTGCCGTGAATTGTGCAGCGATTCCCGCGCAATTGGCTGAATCCGAATTGTTCGGTCATAAAAAAGGTTCATTCACAGGGGCAACAGACGCACGCCAAGGTAAATTTGAAAGTGCCGATGGTGGTGATTTGTTCTTGGATGAATTGGCAACTTTAAGCACGGATATTCAAACAAAACTTCTTCGTGCACTCAGCAGTGGTGATATTTATCCAGTCGGTTCTGATGTCGGCAAAAAAGTAAATTGCCGTGTTATCGCGGCGACAAATGAAAACTTAGAAGAGATGATCCGTGAAAAGAAGTTCAGAGAAGATCTATTCTTCCGCATTAAAAACTTCACGATCACTTTGCCACCTTTGCGTGAACGTAAAGAAGACATCTTGGATTTGGCGAATGAATTTATCCGTGCCAACAATTACCGCGATAAATCTCTGTCGAAATCGGCGGAAGCTCTGTTGTTAAGTTATTCTTGGCCTGGCAATATTCGTGAATTGAAATCGGCGATTGATGTCGCCTGTGTTCTGTCAGACGGATCTGAAATTGAAGCGAGCGATATTACTCCGCACCTAGTGCAGTCAGCGCCGGTCTATGATCAGGTTCTTGCGAACAACTCTATCACAGAAATTGATGAAAGAGCGCTTGAAGGAAACTTCAAACACTTGGTCGCTGAGTTTGAATTAAAGTTGATCGACTTTGCGATGCAAAAGAAGGGTTCGGAATCATCAGCAGCCAAATACCTTGGCATTCCACGCAGCACATTAGGTGACTTGCGCAGAAAGCTTCAAGGCTTAAAAAAATAA
- a CDS encoding HAMP domain-containing sensor histidine kinase has translation MSLGRLKYSHKIFLAIFATAVGAVLIVCGTLFGISYKYRFDEFRDSYEDHMGLLGTALERVEESQAQLSLSAGYAVREMLQKGPLTNHQLQDIAKAHNVGLIAIFNAKGLAVQSSGFLPTINIFSDCSEVAKLLTGEIERSETPLLPSSDGTISRHMMIATADRKQVIQVSTQFKEVTHLLGEMAQHDEDNEYIELFGPDHTSLGQLHREGLPDVNELAPYGSKKDGSYKAPSKLMVVSSSNARTINWCSEKYKDAHYRLVTQVSTKSFDAEIRRELLVLIGMSILLIIFAYFLARALTTRLLYKLQSIRKVVSEITHDQDYSRRVEISTTSADEIDELGGKFNDMFEAMQVHQKQMLEAERDKAKSQIAAQVAHDIRSPLMSMSMAVNQIQTEQQDALAILRSAIQRVAGIAKKLSSSSKEKQEETNAVEMPKLTLLEPVVASVVNEHRIKNTANNIELKGLSLLPKIWTVIQVVELQTALSNMLNNAFEAGATHVTLEVGQVGKKARISLQDNGKGMTSEVSAKIFERGASFDKATGTGLGLYQAKAAIEWSGGEIEVQSAPGQGTTFVITLPAEKKPTWLPESIEIDADTQVYIVDDDTGILKSWKDKTAGMANVHFASSSQELAQMQNLKSWPSNAILIIDQNLMDEKGLELIASLHIGRRAYLCTSEFDEKVIQDKVKSVNAWLLPKPSIQGIEIKVRNS, from the coding sequence ATGTCATTGGGCCGATTGAAGTATTCACATAAGATTTTCTTGGCTATTTTCGCGACCGCGGTTGGCGCAGTTCTGATTGTCTGCGGAACCTTATTCGGAATTTCCTATAAGTACCGTTTCGATGAATTCCGGGATTCCTATGAAGATCACATGGGATTACTTGGAACGGCCTTAGAAAGAGTTGAAGAGTCGCAAGCACAGCTGTCATTGAGCGCAGGATACGCTGTTCGCGAGATGTTGCAAAAAGGCCCATTAACAAACCACCAACTGCAAGACATCGCTAAAGCCCACAACGTCGGTTTGATTGCGATTTTTAATGCCAAAGGTTTGGCAGTTCAATCTTCAGGCTTTCTTCCAACGATCAATATTTTTTCAGACTGCTCCGAGGTCGCAAAATTATTAACAGGCGAAATTGAAAGAAGTGAAACGCCACTTTTGCCAAGCAGTGATGGCACGATCTCGCGCCACATGATGATTGCAACGGCAGACCGCAAACAAGTTATTCAAGTCAGCACGCAGTTTAAAGAGGTGACTCATTTATTGGGCGAGATGGCTCAACATGATGAAGACAATGAGTATATTGAACTCTTTGGTCCTGATCATACCAGCCTTGGCCAGTTACATCGCGAAGGCTTGCCTGACGTCAATGAGCTTGCTCCTTATGGTTCTAAAAAAGATGGATCGTACAAAGCGCCGTCAAAATTGATGGTGGTATCGTCAAGTAATGCACGCACGATCAATTGGTGCTCTGAAAAATATAAAGATGCCCATTATCGCTTGGTGACTCAGGTTTCAACAAAGTCGTTTGATGCGGAAATTCGCCGCGAGCTTTTAGTTTTAATCGGCATGAGCATTCTGTTGATTATCTTTGCTTACTTCCTTGCACGCGCCTTGACGACTCGCTTGCTATATAAACTTCAATCCATCCGTAAAGTCGTTTCGGAAATTACGCACGATCAGGATTATTCTCGTCGTGTCGAGATTTCGACAACAAGTGCGGATGAAATTGACGAACTGGGTGGCAAGTTCAACGACATGTTTGAAGCGATGCAAGTTCATCAAAAGCAAATGTTGGAAGCTGAACGAGATAAAGCGAAATCACAAATCGCGGCTCAAGTAGCTCACGATATCCGCAGCCCGTTGATGAGCATGAGTATGGCGGTGAATCAAATCCAAACCGAACAACAAGATGCCCTGGCGATTCTGCGCAGTGCGATCCAACGTGTTGCCGGAATTGCGAAAAAACTTTCAAGCAGTTCGAAAGAAAAGCAGGAAGAAACAAACGCCGTCGAAATGCCGAAGCTGACATTGCTTGAGCCTGTGGTTGCCAGTGTCGTGAATGAACATCGTATTAAAAACACCGCGAACAACATTGAATTGAAGGGCTTAAGCTTACTGCCGAAAATTTGGACTGTGATTCAAGTGGTTGAATTACAGACGGCCTTATCTAATATGCTGAATAATGCGTTTGAAGCAGGTGCAACACACGTCACTTTGGAAGTTGGACAAGTCGGCAAAAAAGCGCGCATCTCGTTGCAAGATAATGGCAAAGGTATGACTTCAGAAGTGTCCGCAAAAATCTTTGAGCGGGGAGCGAGCTTCGACAAGGCCACGGGCACGGGCTTAGGTTTATACCAAGCAAAGGCCGCGATCGAATGGAGTGGTGGCGAGATCGAGGTGCAATCGGCACCTGGCCAAGGCACGACGTTCGTGATCACTCTGCCGGCAGAGAAAAAACCGACGTGGTTGCCTGAATCCATTGAAATTGATGCAGACACACAGGTTTATATCGTGGATGATGATACAGGTATCTTGAAGTCTTGGAAGGATAAGACCGCGGGAATGGCCAATGTTCATTTTGCATCAAGCAGCCAAGAGCTTGCCCAAATGCAGAATCTGAAATCATGGCCAAGTAACGCGATTCTGATTATCGATCAAAACTTGATGGATGAAAAAGGTCTTGAGCTTATCGCAAGTCTGCACATCGGAAGAAGAGCCTATCTGTGCACTTCGGAATTCGATGAAAAAGTTATTCAAGATAAAGTTAAAAGCGTCAATGCATGGTTGTTACCTAAACCAAGCATTCAGGGAATTGAAATTAAAGTAAGGAACAGCTAA
- a CDS encoding ATP-binding protein: protein MATLRKKTKIVLTGAPSSGKSTTLQALQKHFGDKVVLVPESAVVLLSGGFPAPSHTDNEQIRAFQKAILSVQENLEDIFSRKSSAPTMILDRAKLDGAGFWPPGPEDYFKNFGVDYQHELNSYDHVLFMELPKPEHFGGLAQTRFHNYEQSLQSEKALEQVWGKHKSFTKIQAEADLNKKIDHVIHVIENLIK, encoded by the coding sequence ATGGCAACATTGCGTAAGAAAACGAAAATTGTTTTAACGGGTGCTCCTTCTTCTGGAAAAAGTACGACGCTGCAAGCGTTGCAAAAACATTTTGGTGATAAAGTTGTACTGGTTCCGGAAAGTGCGGTTGTGCTGTTAAGTGGTGGCTTCCCCGCCCCGAGCCATACCGACAATGAACAAATCCGGGCCTTTCAAAAAGCGATTCTATCTGTGCAAGAAAATCTAGAAGATATTTTTTCTAGAAAAAGTTCAGCGCCGACAATGATTTTGGATCGCGCCAAATTAGACGGCGCTGGTTTCTGGCCACCGGGGCCGGAAGATTATTTTAAAAATTTCGGCGTCGATTATCAACATGAACTCAATTCGTACGATCACGTGTTGTTCATGGAGCTCCCGAAGCCCGAACATTTCGGCGGTTTGGCACAAACTCGTTTTCATAATTATGAACAAAGCCTACAGAGTGAAAAAGCTTTGGAGCAAGTTTGGGGCAAACACAAAAGCTTCACTAAAATACAAGCAGAAGCAGATCTGAATAAAAAAATCGACCACGTTATTCACGTGATCGAAAATTTAATCAAATAA
- a CDS encoding hydrogen peroxide-inducible genes activator has translation MNPKVSFSLTQLEYVMAVHKYGHFAKAAEACHVTQPTLSMQIQKLEEDLGVVIFDRSKKPILLTSMGKKLISQMQTVLFESKKIEAIIQQESKGSKKGSLTVGVIPTVAPYLLPRLLPVCEEMFPDMELTIKELQTEQILLALDNDEIDVGILATPSQTPKMFELPLYYEPFYVLCEKTHDYAAMKKIKYNALGMDDVWLLEEGHCLRNQVLDLCSIKKGKTGGRRYKFESGSLETLKNLVDLYGGYTLLPHLATEHIGSRSQLVSFDRPIPAREIGLVYRREHYKNELIEALGDAILKAIPEELRKIRQKDLDVLPIA, from the coding sequence ATGAATCCTAAGGTGAGCTTTTCTTTGACGCAGCTTGAATATGTGATGGCAGTGCATAAATATGGGCACTTTGCGAAAGCCGCAGAGGCCTGCCACGTCACTCAGCCGACGCTCAGCATGCAAATCCAGAAGTTAGAGGAAGATCTAGGTGTGGTTATTTTTGACCGCTCTAAGAAGCCCATCTTGCTGACGTCCATGGGTAAGAAATTGATTTCTCAAATGCAGACGGTGCTATTTGAGTCGAAAAAAATCGAAGCGATTATTCAACAGGAAAGTAAAGGCTCTAAAAAAGGCAGCCTGACCGTGGGAGTGATTCCAACTGTTGCACCGTATTTGCTGCCTCGACTTTTGCCCGTATGTGAAGAGATGTTTCCGGATATGGAGCTGACGATTAAAGAGCTTCAGACGGAACAGATTCTGTTGGCTTTAGATAATGATGAAATTGACGTCGGCATTTTAGCGACACCTTCGCAAACTCCGAAAATGTTTGAGCTGCCTTTATATTACGAGCCGTTTTATGTGTTGTGTGAAAAGACCCATGACTATGCAGCGATGAAGAAGATCAAATACAACGCCCTGGGGATGGATGACGTGTGGCTGCTTGAAGAAGGTCACTGTCTGCGCAATCAGGTTCTTGATTTATGCTCGATCAAAAAAGGCAAGACCGGCGGTCGTCGTTATAAATTTGAAAGCGGCAGTTTGGAAACGTTAAAGAACCTCGTTGATCTTTATGGTGGTTACACTTTGCTTCCGCATTTAGCGACAGAGCATATTGGTTCACGCAGTCAGTTGGTATCTTTTGATCGTCCTATTCCCGCGCGTGAAATTGGTTTGGTGTATCGTCGTGAACACTATAAAAACGAATTGATAGAAGCTCTGGGTGACGCTATCTTGAAAGCAATTCCCGAAGAGCTGCGCAAGATTCGTCAAAAAGATCTAGATGTCTTACCAATCGCTTAA
- the ahpC gene encoding alkyl hydroperoxide reductase subunit C yields the protein MQTIINTKVPDFKVQAFHHGDFKTVTSNDLKGKWSIFFFYPADFTFVCPTELGDMADKYADFQKIGVEVYGVSTDTHFTHKAWHDASDTIKKIKYPMLADPTFQLTRAFGVHIEEEGLAYRGTFLVNPEGKIVLAEVQDNGIGRNADELYRKTQAAQYIAANPGEVCPAKWTPGKSTLKPGLDLVGKI from the coding sequence ATGCAAACTATCATCAACACAAAAGTACCTGATTTCAAAGTTCAAGCTTTCCACCACGGTGATTTCAAAACTGTGACTTCAAATGACCTTAAAGGTAAATGGTCAATCTTCTTCTTCTATCCAGCTGACTTTACATTCGTTTGCCCGACTGAATTGGGTGACATGGCTGATAAATATGCTGACTTCCAAAAAATCGGCGTAGAAGTTTACGGTGTTTCTACTGACACTCACTTCACTCACAAAGCATGGCATGATGCTTCTGACACAATCAAAAAAATCAAATACCCAATGTTGGCTGACCCTACATTCCAATTGACTCGCGCATTCGGCGTGCACATTGAAGAAGAAGGTCTTGCTTACCGTGGTACTTTCTTGGTGAACCCAGAAGGCAAAATCGTATTGGCAGAAGTTCAAGACAACGGTATCGGCCGTAACGCTGATGAGTTGTACCGCAAAACTCAAGCTGCTCAATACATCGCTGCAAACCCAGGCGAAGTATGCCCAGCTAAATGGACTCCAGGTAAATCTACTTTGAAACCTGGTTTGGACCTAGTTGGTAAAATCTAG
- the ahpF gene encoding alkyl hydroperoxide reductase subunit F — MSLDSSLKEQLTSVFAALDKPVELVYENSAHEDQKDLIDMLQDVASTSSQIVLRKNDTGTSPMPQFHINYEGKHTGIIFKGIPGGHEFTSLILAILNTNRKGKLLDSVIVDRVKRLNKNITVQSYISLTCENCPEVVQALNQMALVHGSMKHEIIDGGYVQDDIQKLGIQGVPSLVADSKMFHSGRISLLDLLAKLEKTFGVDENAAPSEPVNKNLGHFDVLVIGGGPAGASAAIYSVRKGLSTAMITEKIGGQVQETKGIENLISVTYTEGPQLAAQLNQHVASYPIRVFENRRVKKVHTDKVKAIELESGEHLTADSIIVTTGAKWRELGVEGEKDYLGRGVAYCPHCDGPFYKGKKVAVIGGGNSGVEAAIDLAGIVREVVVFEYNDTLKADQILVDKLKSLPNCSIITNARTEKVLGDGNKVQQIEYTDRSLNTTEKMDLDGIFVQIGLVPNSQFLKDTVNLSKFGEIIVDEKGRTSIQGIYAAGDVTTTPYKQIVIAMGEGAKAALAAFEDRIYSNAQH, encoded by the coding sequence ATGTCATTAGACTCTTCTCTTAAAGAACAACTTACCTCGGTCTTCGCAGCTCTTGATAAACCCGTAGAACTTGTTTACGAAAACAGCGCTCATGAAGATCAAAAAGATCTTATCGACATGCTTCAAGATGTTGCTAGCACATCTTCGCAAATCGTTTTGCGTAAAAACGATACTGGCACAAGCCCTATGCCACAATTTCATATTAACTATGAGGGCAAACACACAGGCATCATTTTCAAAGGGATTCCTGGCGGTCACGAATTCACTTCATTAATTCTTGCGATCTTGAATACAAACCGTAAAGGTAAGCTTCTTGATAGCGTGATCGTGGATCGCGTAAAACGTTTAAATAAAAATATCACGGTTCAATCTTACATCTCTTTGACATGCGAAAACTGTCCTGAAGTTGTACAAGCTTTGAATCAAATGGCTTTAGTTCACGGTAGCATGAAACACGAAATCATCGACGGTGGTTACGTACAAGACGATATTCAAAAACTGGGTATCCAAGGTGTACCAAGCTTAGTTGCTGATTCTAAAATGTTCCATTCGGGTCGTATTTCACTATTGGATCTTCTAGCTAAGCTAGAAAAAACATTCGGTGTTGATGAAAATGCGGCACCTTCTGAACCTGTGAACAAAAACTTGGGTCACTTTGACGTCTTGGTTATCGGTGGTGGCCCTGCGGGTGCATCGGCTGCGATCTATAGCGTGCGTAAAGGTTTGTCGACAGCAATGATCACTGAAAAAATCGGTGGCCAAGTGCAAGAAACAAAAGGTATCGAAAACTTGATCTCTGTCACTTATACAGAGGGTCCTCAATTGGCAGCGCAATTGAATCAACACGTGGCAAGCTATCCGATTCGTGTGTTTGAAAATCGCCGAGTTAAAAAAGTTCACACTGACAAAGTAAAAGCGATTGAACTTGAAAGTGGTGAGCATCTGACAGCAGATTCCATCATCGTTACAACGGGCGCTAAATGGCGCGAGTTGGGTGTTGAAGGTGAAAAAGATTATCTCGGTCGCGGCGTTGCTTACTGCCCGCACTGTGACGGCCCTTTCTATAAAGGAAAAAAAGTTGCGGTTATCGGTGGTGGTAACTCAGGCGTTGAAGCAGCGATCGACCTTGCGGGTATCGTGCGTGAAGTTGTGGTTTTTGAATACAACGACACTTTGAAAGCAGATCAGATCTTAGTCGATAAACTAAAATCTCTACCGAACTGCTCGATCATTACAAATGCACGAACTGAGAAAGTTTTGGGCGATGGTAATAAGGTTCAGCAGATCGAGTACACAGATCGCTCTTTGAATACCACAGAGAAAATGGATCTAGACGGTATCTTCGTACAAATCGGCTTGGTACCGAACAGCCAGTTTTTAAAAGACACTGTTAACTTGTCAAAATTTGGTGAGATCATAGTGGATGAGAAAGGTCGCACATCGATCCAAGGCATTTATGCTGCGGGTGATGTTACGACAACTCCGTACAAGCAAATTGTGATCGCGATGGGTGAAGGGGCGAAAGCCGCCCTGGCAGCATTCGAAGATCGCATTTACTCGAACGCTCAACATTAA